One window from the genome of Bacillus oleivorans encodes:
- the metG gene encoding methionine--tRNA ligase: MGKSNQTFYITTPIYYPSGNLHIGHAYTTVAGDAMARYKRLRGFDVMYLTGTDEHGQKIQRKAEEKGVTPKNYVDDIVSGIKELWDKLDISYNDFIRTTEDRHKAAVEKIFAKLLEQGDIYLDKYEGWYCTPCESFFTERQLADGNCPDCGRPVEKVKEESYFFKMSKYVDRLVQYYEDHPEFIQPESRKNEMINNFIKPGLEDLAVSRTTFDWGIKVPGDPKHVIYVWIDALSNYITALGYGSENDEKYKKYWPADVHLVGKEIIRFHTIYWPIMLMALDLPLPKKVFGHGWLLMKDGKMSKSKGNVVDPVTLIDRYGLDSLRYYLLREVPFGSDGVFTPEGFVERINFDLANDLGNLLNRTVAMIDKYFDGEIPVYNGSTHSFEQSLLEVNMETVKKYEAAMEDMEFSVALASLWQLVSRTNKFIDETQPWVLAKEGTKRDELASVMVHLADSLRRIAVLLQPFLTKTPALIFEQLQITDPELKSWESLAEFGKIPAGTRVKKGEPIFPRLEVEDEVQYIKEKMQGVAQPQNEPKKEKEEIEEVNEITIDDFMKVELRVAEVIHAEPVKKADKLLKLQLDLGYEKRQVVSGIAQYYKPEDLIGKKVICVTNLKPVKLRGELSEGMILAGSKDGVLSLATVDNELEIGAKVK, encoded by the coding sequence ATGGGAAAATCCAATCAAACATTTTATATTACAACACCTATATATTACCCTAGCGGGAATCTTCATATAGGGCATGCTTATACAACAGTGGCTGGTGATGCAATGGCCCGCTATAAACGTCTGAGAGGCTTTGATGTTATGTATCTGACCGGTACAGATGAGCATGGACAAAAAATTCAAAGGAAAGCAGAAGAAAAAGGAGTTACCCCTAAAAATTATGTCGATGACATCGTATCAGGCATTAAGGAATTGTGGGACAAACTCGATATTTCCTACAATGATTTTATTCGGACAACAGAAGACCGGCATAAAGCTGCGGTTGAAAAAATATTTGCCAAGCTCCTTGAGCAAGGAGATATTTATTTGGATAAATATGAAGGATGGTATTGTACACCTTGTGAATCGTTTTTTACAGAGCGTCAGTTAGCAGATGGAAATTGCCCGGACTGCGGCCGTCCTGTTGAAAAGGTTAAAGAGGAATCGTATTTCTTTAAAATGAGTAAATATGTGGACCGATTAGTTCAATATTACGAGGACCATCCTGAATTTATCCAGCCAGAATCACGCAAAAACGAAATGATTAATAACTTTATTAAGCCTGGGCTGGAAGATTTAGCGGTTTCAAGAACCACCTTTGATTGGGGAATTAAAGTGCCAGGGGATCCAAAACATGTCATATATGTTTGGATTGATGCCCTTTCTAACTATATTACAGCATTAGGATATGGCAGTGAGAATGATGAGAAATATAAGAAATATTGGCCTGCGGATGTTCATTTAGTTGGGAAGGAAATTATTCGCTTCCATACAATTTATTGGCCAATTATGCTGATGGCGTTGGATCTCCCGCTTCCTAAAAAGGTATTTGGCCATGGCTGGCTGCTTATGAAAGACGGAAAGATGTCTAAATCAAAAGGGAATGTCGTTGATCCGGTCACTCTAATTGATCGTTACGGATTAGATTCGCTTCGTTATTATTTATTGCGTGAAGTACCTTTTGGATCAGACGGAGTTTTTACACCAGAGGGATTTGTTGAAAGAATAAACTTCGACTTAGCCAATGATTTAGGAAATCTTTTAAACCGGACTGTTGCGATGATTGATAAATATTTTGATGGTGAAATTCCGGTATATAATGGTTCTACTCATTCGTTTGAACAAAGCTTATTGGAAGTTAATATGGAGACAGTGAAGAAATATGAAGCGGCTATGGAAGATATGGAGTTTTCGGTAGCGCTCGCCTCATTATGGCAGCTTGTGAGCAGAACCAATAAATTTATCGATGAGACTCAACCTTGGGTTTTAGCCAAAGAGGGAACAAAAAGGGACGAATTGGCAAGCGTTATGGTTCACCTTGCCGATTCATTAAGAAGAATTGCTGTTCTGCTTCAACCTTTCCTAACAAAAACACCAGCTCTTATTTTCGAGCAGCTTCAAATAACCGACCCTGAGTTAAAGTCTTGGGAAAGTCTTGCTGAATTTGGGAAAATCCCTGCGGGAACGAGAGTTAAAAAAGGTGAGCCGATATTCCCTCGCCTGGAAGTGGAAGATGAAGTTCAATATATAAAGGAAAAAATGCAAGGCGTAGCACAGCCGCAAAACGAACCTAAAAAGGAAAAAGAAGAGATTGAAGAAGTGAATGAAATCACAATCGATGATTTTATGAAAGTTGAACTTCGCGTAGCAGAGGTTATTCATGCTGAACCGGTTAAAAAAGCCGATAAATTATTAAAGCTTCAATTAGATTTGGGCTATGAAAAGCGCCAAGTTGTTTCCGGCATTGCTCAATATTACAAGCCTGAAGATCTCATTGGGAAGAAAGTGATTTGCGTTACGAATCTGAAGCCTGTCAAACTCCGTGGCGAGTTGTCAGAAGGAATGATTTTAGCAGGCTCAAAAGATGGTGTCTTGTCGTTGGCAACGGTGGATAACGAGTTGGAAATTGGAGCTAAAGTGAAATAA
- a CDS encoding AbrB/MazE/SpoVT family DNA-binding domain-containing protein, with translation MKSTGIVRKVDELGRVVIPIELRRTLGIAEKDALEIYVDDEKIILKKYKPNMTCHITGEVSDHNIALAGGKLVLSREGAEMLINEIQNQFHVKAN, from the coding sequence ATGAAATCCACTGGTATTGTAAGAAAAGTTGATGAGCTTGGCCGTGTAGTTATTCCTATTGAGCTTCGCAGAACTCTGGGCATTGCTGAAAAAGATGCTTTAGAAATCTATGTTGATGATGAAAAAATTATTTTAAAGAAATACAAACCAAACATGACTTGCCACATCACTGGTGAAGTTTCCGATCATAACATTGCACTCGCAGGCGGTAAACTAGTACTTAGCCGTGAAGGTGCGGAAATGTTAATTAACGAAATTCAAAACCAATTTCATGTAAAAGCTAACTAA
- the rsmI gene encoding 16S rRNA (cytidine(1402)-2'-O)-methyltransferase, producing MQKQKSFKQDWEGVLFLVPTPIGNLKDMTYRAVEILKEADMIAAEDTRNTRKLCNHFDIHTPLTSYHEHNKESSGEKLVAAMKEGKKVALVSDAGLPAISDPGWELVALCQKELIPVIALPGANAAITALIASGLKPQPFYFHGFLNRSKKERRTELEQLHNRAETLIFYEAPHRIKETLDDVLHVLGNRHAAICRELTKVHEEYIRGTVEELVNVVKDEPLKGEICLIIEGGESQKDEAVLWWAPLSIEEHVSYYIEEKGLTSKEAIKQTATDRSMAKRDVYQAYHID from the coding sequence ATGCAGAAGCAAAAAAGCTTTAAACAAGATTGGGAAGGGGTTCTTTTTCTTGTTCCCACCCCAATTGGAAATTTAAAAGATATGACCTATAGAGCTGTTGAAATTTTAAAAGAAGCGGACATGATTGCAGCGGAGGACACTCGCAATACAAGAAAACTTTGTAATCATTTTGACATTCATACGCCCCTTACAAGTTATCATGAACACAATAAGGAATCGAGTGGGGAAAAGCTGGTAGCAGCCATGAAGGAAGGAAAAAAAGTAGCACTTGTTTCCGATGCCGGTTTACCCGCTATTTCAGATCCTGGCTGGGAGCTCGTTGCTTTATGTCAAAAAGAATTGATACCTGTCATTGCGTTACCCGGAGCAAATGCAGCGATTACCGCTCTTATTGCCTCAGGGCTCAAACCTCAGCCCTTTTATTTTCATGGATTTTTAAATAGAAGTAAGAAGGAACGCAGAACTGAACTGGAACAGCTGCATAATCGCGCCGAAACTCTTATTTTTTACGAAGCTCCGCATCGCATAAAGGAAACATTAGATGACGTATTGCATGTTTTGGGGAACCGTCATGCGGCTATCTGTCGGGAATTAACAAAGGTACACGAAGAATATATACGTGGTACTGTCGAAGAGCTCGTTAATGTGGTGAAGGATGAGCCCCTAAAAGGAGAGATTTGCCTTATCATTGAAGGAGGAGAATCTCAAAAGGATGAAGCAGTTCTTTGGTGGGCACCACTTTCGATTGAAGAGCACGTAAGCTATTATATAGAAGAAAAAGGGTTAACCTCAAAAGAAGCCATTAAACAAACAGCGACTGACCGCTCAATGGCTAAAAGAGATGTGTACCAGGCGTATCATATTGACTAA
- a CDS encoding GIY-YIG nuclease family protein — MENNKHFIYVLECADGSYYTGYSTDVNKRVLTHNAGKGAKYTRSRLPVTCIYEKAFASKREALQEEYAFKRLSRREKEQFLKSKGRQG, encoded by the coding sequence ATGGAAAACAATAAACACTTTATTTATGTATTAGAGTGTGCAGATGGCAGCTACTATACCGGGTACTCAACAGATGTGAATAAACGGGTATTGACCCATAACGCCGGAAAAGGCGCGAAGTACACCCGTTCCCGATTACCGGTAACATGTATTTACGAAAAAGCCTTTGCATCAAAACGGGAGGCATTACAAGAAGAGTATGCATTTAAGCGCCTTTCCCGGAGAGAAAAGGAGCAATTTTTAAAATCTAAGGGGAGACAAGGATAA